A region from the Takifugu rubripes chromosome 22, fTakRub1.2, whole genome shotgun sequence genome encodes:
- the LOC101066837 gene encoding disabled homolog 1-like isoform X1, whose translation MSAEAELQSGVKTSQRRESRRIKGQDRTEAGLIKRFRGDGVRYKAKLIGIDEVSAARGDKLCQDSMMKLKGMASSARSKGEHKQRVFLTVSFGGIKIYCERSGVLLHHHSVHEISYIAKDTRDHRAFGYVCGKEGHHKFVAIKTAQSAEPLIIDLRDLFTLIYDIKQREEMEKKAQKDKQCEQAVYQTILEDEVDDPVYQYIVFEAGHEPLRGPQSEESVYQVPTSQQKEGIYDVPKRHFMTNINHFDLFGDMSTPPSMPPSPANTLDPSRTSRQQQQPNPADLYAPFSPTSVPSGYMTMGPVQAAQWAQQPFPTQAQTLAFPVQGPLQVAQVLPGGQPVIWSQANIFPASQQQWAAMAAYMPAQTMGVGGHAIPAAMLQGLVPITTMCPQACDLSAPSSAITSPQHTADPALLLQRQLSLGKEGLCMDSDAGEGPSMAGMGVAGVGPGVTSAAVSRCGTPGLMSAPDMLVCNQLLPPSAAVTQEEEGSCSDLDLSRMTLSPGTSTSPSTESPSTPAPQQSSSSSECPTSQVSDPPTDHSPIDPEGTGNVKEEEQSGSVDATSTSPVASGAPDPRQDQTSPQEDS comes from the exons ATGTCAGCGGAAGCCGAGCTTCAATCCGGTGTCAAAACCAGCCAGAGAAGGGAGTCCAGGAGGATCAAAG GTCAGGACCGCACTGAGGCGGGGCTTATTAAGCGTTTCCGTGGAGATGGCGTGCGCTACAAGGCCAAACTGATCGGGATTGATGAGGTGTCAGCGGCGCGTGGGGACAAGCTCTGCCAGGACTCTATGATGAAGCTGAAG GGAATGGCGTCCTCGGCTCGCTCCAAAGGGGAGCACAAGCAGAGGGTCTTCCTGACCGTCTCCTTCGGCGGGATCAAGATTTACTGCGAGAGATCAGGG GTGCTTCTCCATCACCACTCGGTCCACGAGATCAGCTACATCGCCAAGGACACCAGGGACCACCGGGCCTTCGGGTACGTCTGTGGGAAGGAGGGCCACCACAAGTTCGTGGCCATCAAGACCGCCCAGTCG GCGGAGCCGCTCATCATCGACCTGCGTGACCTGTTCACCCTCATCTACGACATCAAGCAgcgggaggagatggagaagaaggccCAGAAGGACAAACAGTGCGAGCAGGCGGTCTACCAG ACCATCCTGGAAGACGAGGTGGACGATCCAGTTTACCAG TACATAGTGTTTGAGGCTGGACACGAACCCCTCCGTGGCCCCCAGTCAGAGGAGAGCGTTTATCAG GTCCCCACCAGTCAGCAGAAGGAAGGGATCTATGATGTCCCAAAGCGCCATTTCATGACT AATATCAACCACTTCGATCTCTTCGGCGACATGTCCACTCCTCCCTCG atgCCTCCATCACCTGCCAACACGCTGGACCCCAGCAGGACCagccgccagcagcagcagcccaacCCTGCTGACTTGTACGCCCCTTTCAGCCCCACGTCCGTGCCATCAG GTTATATGACCATGGGTCCAGTGCAGGCGGCCCAGTGGGCGCAGCAGCCCTTCCCCACTCAGGCCCAAACGCTGGCCTTCCccgtgcagggacccctccagGTGGCTCAGGTGCTCCCTGGTGGTCAGCCAGTCATCTGGAGCCAAGCTAACATCTTCCCTGCCAGCCAGCAGCAGTGGGCGGCCATGGCGGCCTACATGCCAGCGCAAACCATGGGTGTGGGGGGGCATGCCATACCTGCTGCCATGCTCCAAGGCCTGGTCCCCATCACGACCATGTGCCCCCAGGCCTGTGACCTGTCGGCGCCGTCCTCCGCCATCACCAGCCCCCAGCACACAGCTGACCCCGCCCTCCTCCTTCAGAGGCAGCTGAGCCTGGGTAAAGAAGGCCTCTGCATGGACTCGGATGCAGGGGAGGGCCCCTCCATGGCAGGAATGGGAGTGGCGGGCGTGGGACCAGGTGTGACGTCGGCAGCGGTGAGCAGGTGTGGGACCCCCGGGCTGATGAGTGCCCCAGACATGCTGGTCTGCAATCAGCTGCTGCCGCCTTCCGCTGCggtgacccaggaggaggaggggagctgCAGCGACCTCGATCTGTCTCGAATGACGCTGAGTCCCGGAACGTCCACGTCACCGTCCACTGAATCTC catccactcCAGCCCCCCagcagagctcctcctcctcagaatgCCCCACCTCCCAGGTCAGTGACCCCCCTACAGATCACTCCCCGATAGACCCTGAAGGCACCGGGAACGTCAAAGAAGAGGAACAATCG GGCTCTGTTGATGCAACGTCGACCTCTCCTGTGGCCAGCGGAGCTCCTGATCCTCGCCAGGATCAGACCTCTCCACAAGAAGACAGCTAG
- the LOC101066837 gene encoding disabled homolog 1-like isoform X2 yields MSAEAELQSGVKTSQRRESRRIKGQDRTEAGLIKRFRGDGVRYKAKLIGIDEVSAARGDKLCQDSMMKLKGMASSARSKGEHKQRVFLTVSFGGIKIYCERSGVLLHHHSVHEISYIAKDTRDHRAFGYVCGKEGHHKFVAIKTAQSAEPLIIDLRDLFTLIYDIKQREEMEKKAQKDKQCEQAVYQTILEDEVDDPVYQNINHFDLFGDMSTPPSMPPSPANTLDPSRTSRQQQQPNPADLYAPFSPTSVPSGYMTMGPVQAAQWAQQPFPTQAQTLAFPVQGPLQVAQVLPGGQPVIWSQANIFPASQQQWAAMAAYMPAQTMGVGGHAIPAAMLQGLVPITTMCPQACDLSAPSSAITSPQHTADPALLLQRQLSLGKEGLCMDSDAGEGPSMAGMGVAGVGPGVTSAAVSRCGTPGLMSAPDMLVCNQLLPPSAAVTQEEEGSCSDLDLSRMTLSPGTSTSPSTESPSTPAPQQSSSSSECPTSQVSDPPTDHSPIDPEGTGNVKEEEQSGSVDATSTSPVASGAPDPRQDQTSPQEDS; encoded by the exons ATGTCAGCGGAAGCCGAGCTTCAATCCGGTGTCAAAACCAGCCAGAGAAGGGAGTCCAGGAGGATCAAAG GTCAGGACCGCACTGAGGCGGGGCTTATTAAGCGTTTCCGTGGAGATGGCGTGCGCTACAAGGCCAAACTGATCGGGATTGATGAGGTGTCAGCGGCGCGTGGGGACAAGCTCTGCCAGGACTCTATGATGAAGCTGAAG GGAATGGCGTCCTCGGCTCGCTCCAAAGGGGAGCACAAGCAGAGGGTCTTCCTGACCGTCTCCTTCGGCGGGATCAAGATTTACTGCGAGAGATCAGGG GTGCTTCTCCATCACCACTCGGTCCACGAGATCAGCTACATCGCCAAGGACACCAGGGACCACCGGGCCTTCGGGTACGTCTGTGGGAAGGAGGGCCACCACAAGTTCGTGGCCATCAAGACCGCCCAGTCG GCGGAGCCGCTCATCATCGACCTGCGTGACCTGTTCACCCTCATCTACGACATCAAGCAgcgggaggagatggagaagaaggccCAGAAGGACAAACAGTGCGAGCAGGCGGTCTACCAG ACCATCCTGGAAGACGAGGTGGACGATCCAGTTTACCAG AATATCAACCACTTCGATCTCTTCGGCGACATGTCCACTCCTCCCTCG atgCCTCCATCACCTGCCAACACGCTGGACCCCAGCAGGACCagccgccagcagcagcagcccaacCCTGCTGACTTGTACGCCCCTTTCAGCCCCACGTCCGTGCCATCAG GTTATATGACCATGGGTCCAGTGCAGGCGGCCCAGTGGGCGCAGCAGCCCTTCCCCACTCAGGCCCAAACGCTGGCCTTCCccgtgcagggacccctccagGTGGCTCAGGTGCTCCCTGGTGGTCAGCCAGTCATCTGGAGCCAAGCTAACATCTTCCCTGCCAGCCAGCAGCAGTGGGCGGCCATGGCGGCCTACATGCCAGCGCAAACCATGGGTGTGGGGGGGCATGCCATACCTGCTGCCATGCTCCAAGGCCTGGTCCCCATCACGACCATGTGCCCCCAGGCCTGTGACCTGTCGGCGCCGTCCTCCGCCATCACCAGCCCCCAGCACACAGCTGACCCCGCCCTCCTCCTTCAGAGGCAGCTGAGCCTGGGTAAAGAAGGCCTCTGCATGGACTCGGATGCAGGGGAGGGCCCCTCCATGGCAGGAATGGGAGTGGCGGGCGTGGGACCAGGTGTGACGTCGGCAGCGGTGAGCAGGTGTGGGACCCCCGGGCTGATGAGTGCCCCAGACATGCTGGTCTGCAATCAGCTGCTGCCGCCTTCCGCTGCggtgacccaggaggaggaggggagctgCAGCGACCTCGATCTGTCTCGAATGACGCTGAGTCCCGGAACGTCCACGTCACCGTCCACTGAATCTC catccactcCAGCCCCCCagcagagctcctcctcctcagaatgCCCCACCTCCCAGGTCAGTGACCCCCCTACAGATCACTCCCCGATAGACCCTGAAGGCACCGGGAACGTCAAAGAAGAGGAACAATCG GGCTCTGTTGATGCAACGTCGACCTCTCCTGTGGCCAGCGGAGCTCCTGATCCTCGCCAGGATCAGACCTCTCCACAAGAAGACAGCTAG